The DNA segment TGGAACGTCCAGGATTTACCAAGGCGGGATAATCACCGATATCCGGTCAGGGATTCGCACCGGGGGCATTCCCGTAACTATTGAGAAGGGCTGAGAAAGGACGGTCGCCTGGCCCTCAGGGGATCAGCGCCAGACCCGTTGTAGAGATTCGACAACCAGGCCGTACAGGTTGGGCCGGGTGGTGCTGAGCACCACCTGGCCGCCGAAACCGACTTCGTTTTTGAATTTGATGGTTGTATTGCCGGCGGTAAAGCTGGGTTTGCCTATGTCTCCGACGCGGTAGACGATTCGGGAAAATGGCCGCCGGAGTCCGGTCGTCGTGAAGGGGCCGCCGGTGTGGTAGAAATCGTCGACCTCTTCCGGGGCTATGCGCATCGGCGGCAGGCCGCGCGGGTCGGCGAAGGTCACTGCCGTCTGCACGAGTAGGCCTTTTTCGGCAATAAAATCTTCTGTAACATCCAGATCAAAGAGGGAATTGTGCCAGGTCAGAGCGGCACTTTCCCCGTCAGCCAGGATAACCGACAACAGCTGCCGCCCGGTTGCGCCGTCTTTTAGCAGCAGCCGGGTATACCATGGAACGGTGATCTGCAGACCAAGCCAGGCCGCCAGGATCGTGCCGGCCAGAACGGCCGGCACGAGGAGTTTTTTGCGACTGAACTCCATTGACCTCTATTTAATGACGCCTTGCTCTTTGAAAAACTTGGCGGCACCATTGTGAATGAATTTTTGCGACTCGGCATTGGCCTGTTTAACGGCCATCTCAGGAGTCAGCTTGGCAACTTCCTTGGCAACGGCCGCCAGGTCCTTCTGGTTGGCAAAGATGGCGCTGACGATCTGGTACATCCTGTCTTCCGGGAACTTGTCCATGGCCATCAGCACGGCGGTGATCGCCAGGGTATTGACGTCGGCCTCGACGCTTGCGTAGCTGCCTTTGGCAAAGACGGTTTTATGAAATACCCCGGGGTTTTCCTTCTGGATCTTCTCGGCATTGTCGCCATCGATGGGCAGAAGGACCATCTTCAGGCCGGAGGTGGAGGCCAGGTCGATTATCGAGCCGGTGGGCACCGCCCCGCTCCAGAAGAAGGCGTCAAGTTTGCCGTCTTTCAGGCCGGCAACACATTCGGTTGCACCAAGTTTCTCACGTTTGAGATCCTTATCCATGTCGATGCCGAGTGACTTAAGCACATAGGCTGCCTGTTCTTCCGTGCCGCTGTTGGGGGCGCCGGTGGAGACCCGCTTGCCTTTGAGGTCGGCCAGGCTCTTGATGCCGGTGCCGTCCTTGGTGACCACATGCAGCGGTTGCTCGTAAAAGCCCATGACGATACGAACGTTGAATTTACCGTTCAATCCCGGCATCTTGCCTTCATTGACCCAGGGTACGTGATAGTCATAGGCAAAGGCCATACCCGCCTTGCCGGCGGTGAGCAGTTTGAGATTGTCCAGGGCCGCGGTGGTGGCCTCGGCGGTGGCCTCGGTACCGGCAACCTTCTGGGTGACCAGACCGCCAATGGCGCCGCCGAGCGGATACCAGACGCCGCCCGTTCCACCGGTGACAATACTAAATGACAGCTTGTCCTGAGCCTTTACTGGCTGGGCGTACGAGGCTACCAGGAATACCAGGGCGATGGCCAGGTACATCATGCTTCTTGCCTTCATCTTCTTCCTCCCCATAAATGATTTTGGTAACGGAGAAATTCGTTTCTTTTTATAGAAAGAATTTCGTGGAGCTGCGCATCCCCGAAAAGGGGCACTCATACCGCAAGGGCAAACGTTTCGTTTGAGCAGACAAGCTACTCAACTCAGCTTTAGGCGGTAACGCTGCCTGCGACAGTCCTATGAACCATCCAGTTGCGGATGACAACAACCATGCCTATGCCAACAGGCACTAAGCCAACCAGCGAAAAATCAATAACCTTGATCACCATGAATACGGCGATGATAATGAGGATCGCCCGTTCAAAGACATTGAGTGGCCCGCGAAAGTAGGCGACGATGCCCAGCGACAGGAAAAATAAGGAGAAACTGCTGTTGAGCACCGCCTGGATAAATCCCGGCAGCGTCGCGCCGATGATCAACAGATTGGCGCCTTCTTGGGTTGCCGCAAACAAAAACGGCACGAGAAAAGCTGGCAGAGAATACTTCCAGGCCTGCATCATCGATCCGAACGGATTGCCCCCGGTTACCGCGGCGGCGGCCGACGGCGACAGCCCAACCGGCGGGGAGACCTCCGATAACACGGCGAAATAAAAGGCCAGGAGATGCGCCACATAATCGGGAACGCCCACCTTGACGAGGGCGGGGGCGACCATCACCACCGTCATGATATAGGTGGCGGTAATCGGCAGGCTGAGGCCGATGACAAAAGAGGTGAACAAGGCTAGAAACAGGGCGATGATGATCGATCCGCCGCTCAGCGACATGATGATCGTCGAGATCTTCAGGCCGAGGCCGGTGAGCGAGAAGACGCCGACAATGAGCCCGGCGGCGGCCAGCAGGACAGCGACAGGCAGCATGTTCCGGGCACCGTCGATGGTTGCCAGGACGATCTTCTTCGGCAGCAGCCATTCTTCGCGGTCCTTGCTGAGAAAGCTTGCGGCAATGGTCGTGGCTATGGCGCCGAGAGCCGCCATTTCCGGGGAAAGGTTCCAGCCGACGAGGAGGGCGATCAGTACCACCAGGGAGATGAGATGGTAGCCTTGCTTTCTCAACACCTGCCAGACCGGCTGCGCCACTTCCTTAGGTGGGTTGAAATGCATCTTCCGCGCCTCAAGTTCCACCATGACCAGGGTGCCGATGTAGTACAGCAATGTCGGCATGGACACCATCACCACCACGTCCCAGAAGGAGATCTTCAGGAACTGCATAATGAGAAAGGCCCCGGCGCCCATCAAGGGCGGCGAGATCACGGCGCCGATGCCGCCAGCCGAGATGAGGCCAGCGGCCATATCGGGGGTGTAGCCCGCCTGGCGGAGGATGGGCCACATGATCGGAGTCACCGACATGGTCGTCGCCACACCGCTTGCCTGCGGTCCGCCGAGCAGGGCGGTGGTCACCACCGCACCGCGTCCGGCGCTGGCCGAACTGCGGCCCATTACCGACAGGGACATATCAAGCCAGAATCTGCCGGCTCCCGCCGCATCCATGAACACCCCATAGACCACGAAGAGCATGACAAAGGACACGCTGACCGAGATCGGCACGCCGAACACCCCTTCCAGGGTCATGGTCATATGACCGACGATGCGGTCGAGATCGTAGCCCTTATGGGCAAGCGGTCCGGGGATATAATTGCCCAGGCAGGCGTAGAGGAGAAAGCCCACCAGCACGAGGGTAAAGGCGGTGCCCACCGTCCGCCGCGACAACTCCACCAGCATGAGGATGGTCAGGATGCCGAAGACCATGTCCCAGGTTTCCGGCAGGGTCGAGCGGCGGATGAATTGGTCGAGGTCGTAAAGGGAGTAAACGATGGCGGCAATGCCAAGCAGGGCAAGGACAATGTCCACTCTGTTCAGCCATTTGTTTGCCTTTGGTGAAAACGGCAGGGTGAGAAAGCCGAGGACCAGGATAAAGGCTACATGGACCATACGGAAGGCGTAGGTCTCAATCGTCGCTGCCGCACCGTAAACTGACCAGGCCACAAAGGCGAAAAAGAGCACACCCAAGATGACCTGTTTGCTGTCTCGAAAAACTCCCATCGTCCTCTCCTTGGCTGGTTCTGAAACAAAGAGCATGTACAGGCCGGGTCAACCGGCAATGTTTGTCAACGGCTGAAAGACACGCGAAGCGGAGGGGTAACTTATGGTCAGTTTGGGCGGGTTGTGCAAAAGGCAGTGCCCTGATTTTCTTCTCCGATCAGGGCAAAATTACTCGTTTATTCGAGCATGTGCAATTTTTTTCGGCAGCTTTTCGGCCGATGCCTTGAATAGTTTTAGAAGCCGGCGGCAAGCCCGTCCTTGCGGTGGTCCGAGCCGGCGATATAGCCTTCGGAGGTCCGCCAGATGAGCTGGGCGCCGCCGAAGGCATACCTGACTGCCTCGGCGGAGGTAAGCTTGTGGCCACGTTGCCGGAGGGCATCGCCCAGTATTGCGGCAAGGGCGGGTTCGAGGCCGATGCTGCCGTCGCCATTGACTATCCAGCGCGGCGCGTCGGAGGCGGCCTGGGGGTTCTGGCCGTAGTCGCAGATGCGGGTCACCATCTGCACATGCCCCTGCGGCTGCATATGGCCGCCCATGACGCCAAAGGACATCAGTGGCCGGCCGCTGAGATCAGTGACAAAGCCTGGGATGATGGTCTGGTAGGGGCGTTTGCCCGGTCCGACGCAGTTGGGGTGGCCCGGTGTGCGCACAAAGCCATAGCCACGGTTCTGCAGGCTGATGCCCGTACCTGGCACTACCACTCCCGAGCCGAAGCCCATGTAGTTGGATTGGATGAGGCTGACCATCATGCCGCCGGCATCGGCGGTGCTGAGGTAGACCGTGCCGCCGTGGATGGGAATGCCATGGACCGGGGTTCTCGCCTGGTCCATGCGAATGAGGGCGGCGCGGGACTGCAGATAGTTCCGGCCAAGCAAGGATTCAACCGGCACATCCATGCAGGCGGGGTCGCTGATGTAGCGGAAGGCGTCGGCGAAGGCCAGCTTCATCGCCTCGATCTGCAGGTGGACGCTGTCGGCCGAATCGACCGAGTAGCGCCGCAGATCACATTCCCGGAGGATACCGAGGCAGAGAAGGGCCGCAAGCCCCTGGCCGTTTGGTGGAATCTCGTGCAGCCGGACCTGGTTGTAGTCAAGGCTTATTGGCGTAACCCATTCGGCCCGGTGGCCGGCAAAATCTTCCAGGGTGTGCACGCCGCCCTGGGCCTGGAGGTGTGCCACCATTTTTCCGGCAAGCGGGCCGCGATAGAAACTCTCTCCCCGGCTGGCGGCGATTTCTTCTAAAGTCTGTGCCTGCCCGGCAAAGCGCCACCTGCTGCCGGCCCTGGGCGGCAGGCCATTGCCGGTAAAATCGCGGTGGAGGTCAGGCGCATCAAGGGCTTCCATCTGCCGCGCCCAGCTTGCGGCGGTGATCGGTGTAACGAGGTGTCCCGTTTGGGCGTAGTGGATGGCCGGAGCGAAGAGGTCAGCAAAGGGCAGTAGGCCGAAGCGCTCGGACAGTGCCACCCATTGCGACACGGCCCCCGGGATAGTCACCGTATCGATGCCACGTTCGGGCATGCTCTGCAGGCCGGGATATTTACCGGCAAAATACTCCGGTGTCCAGGCGGCGGGGGCGCGTCCGGAGGCGTTCAGGCCATGCAGGGCCTTGCCGTCCCAGAGGATGGCAAAGCCGTCCGAGCCGATCCCGTTCGAGGTTGGTTCGACAACCGTCAGGGTGATCGCCGCGGCGATGGCCGCATCCATCGCATTGCCTCCCCGGCGCAGCATATCAAGCCCGGCTTCTACGGCCAGAGGATGGGAAGTAGCGACGACATTGTCAGCCAGAAGGGGCATACGCTGCGAGGCGTAGGGGAAATCAAAATTGAAGGGAATCATGAGTTTCGCACCAGCAGGCTGGCATTGGTGATACAGGCGACGCTGGTAGTGTCGCCAAGCCCCTGGAGATGGGCGGCAACCTGCCGGTGATCCCAGGTTTCTACCCCGATGAGCCGGCAGATGGTGTCATCAAGGCCGGTTACCAGGCCGATACGAATTCGCTGCGTTTTGGTCATCATCGCCAGTGCTGTGCCGCCATTGCCTTCGTAATGGCCGGCAAGATGACTAAAGGCAGCGGCAAAACCGCCCATCTCGAACCAGGGGAGAAAGGTTGTCGAGCCGACCCCGTCCCGGCACCTGGCGTACAGGAGCAGGAGACCGCCGTCGCGAACGAACATCGCTGCGTTGTGGACCGCCTTATGGCTCTGGATGAAGTTGATATCCTTTGGAAAACCGCCGCAGGAGGCGACAACCAGATCAAATTGGGGCGAGCTGATTTCACAGGCCTTGCCGTGGATGGCGCAGGCCTGTGTAAAGAGTTCCCGGCCCCGGCCGGCCAGGAGATCGCACAGTCTGCCCTGATCGTCAAGGATGCCGTGGATGGCAAGGTGCGCCGGCAGGGTTTCTTCGATTTCAAAGAGGTCCTCGGCGAGAGGATTGCCGTCCAGACGGCCGGGCTGACAGCCGCTGGCGATGTGCCCTGCCGCGCGGTCGAGAAACAGGGCATGGTTAGTATAGATTGCCTGGCGCTCGCCGCAACCGGGAAAGATCAGCTTGCGCCCGCCGCCGTATCCGGCAAAATAGTGATGGGAAACCGCCCCCATGGTGATGATGGCGCTGGCCGCTGCCAGGTCCCGGCGGTGGCGGATCGGGGTGTTGCGTGTCGTCTTGCCCTGCTCCGTGAAGATATCAGGTTCCCGGCAGTCATGATGGATGAAGGTCAGCTCGTCGTACAGCTGGCCGTAGGCCTGCCGGCATTCTTCATCGCTTTGCCGGGCGTGGGTGCCGTAGGCGACAATGACCCGCAGCACCCCTGGCGCCATGCCATGCGCCTGCAGTTCGCCGATCAGGACCGGCAGGTATTCGGCATAGCCGCAAAGCCTGGTTTTATCGGCCACTACCAGCACCGGCCGGGACAGGTCGAGCGGATTTGCGGCAAGGGCATGTCGCAGCCGCGTCTGAAAAAGGGCGGGGGTGATGAGGGCTTTTTGCTCCTGTGTCCGCAGGATGGCGCTGTGGACCGGCAGGTGCAGTGAGCGTATCTCATCGCCGTAGGGAAGATCGAAGGTGCTGGTGGTCATCTTATTTTTCTCCATTGTCCTTTATCCGCAGTCGATCAAGATACAAAAAAGGCCGGATTCATCTGCTAAGCACAAATGATCCGGCCTTTTAAAATGGTGCGGTGTCGGCGCGAGCTCAGGCGGGTTCGTCAAAATCCAGTTTATAAAAATCAACGGCCTGCCTGGTGAGTTCGAGCGGGCTCTTCGACTGCAGGATGTATTCCGCACTGCAGTCGGTGCAGGTGATGGAGTCACCGACAGTGAAATAATACTCGATAGGGATGTTTTTCAGGCATACTTCACATTTGAAATACTTGATGTGCTTGTCTACGTGTTTGCTGATTTTCCCCATAATCCCGCCCTTGATAATCTAAAGGTTCTTATCGCTTCACCTATACAGACATAGTATTGGTAATACTCATCTTTGATCAAGTCAATGAGAATCATGAAGACAGGGCCGGCAGACAGTCGGCAAACCGCGGCAATTGCCGGGAAAATCCAGCCGGGACGACGGTGGATTTATGAAAGGTAGCAGTGGATCAATTGCCGTCCCCGGTGATTTCCCGGCCGTGGAAGAAATTGAAGATCGTCGATGCCAGCTCCGGACCGATTCCTTTGACTTCCATGAGTTCCGGGGTAGTGGCTGCCTTGAGCCGTTTCAGGCTGCCCATGTGGCGAAGCAGTTCCTGCTTTTTGGTGGTGCCGATACCGGGGATCTGGTCGATGGCCGAGGCGAGGGTGGCCTTGCCTCGGAGTTTGCGGTGGAAGGTGATGCCGTAGCGGTGTGATTCGTCGCGGATACGCATCAGGAAAAGCAGGACTGGGTTGTGCGCCGGTAGGACAATCGGGTTCTTCCGGCCCGGCTTATAGAGTTTTTCCCCCTCTTCCTGCTTTTCCTTGGCGATCCCCAGCCAGTCGATGCTGTCAGTTATTCCCAATTCGCCTGCGACTGCAAGGGCCATGCCGAGCTGGCCCTTGCCGCCATCGACGAGGAAGAGGTCGGGAAGGTTTTCCTCCTCCATGCCGCGGCGTAATCGCCGTTCCAGAACCTCCTTCATCATCGCGTAATCGTTGGGGCCTTCGACGGTTTTTATCTTGTAATGGCGGAAATTCGCCTTGTCCGGTTCGCCCAGATGAAAAGCCACCAGCGAGCCTATTGCCTGCTTGCCGCTGATATTGGAGATATCAAGGCATTCGATGCTCAGCGGCGGACGGGCGAGATGGAGGGTCTTCTGCAAGCTCTCGCCGAGTTTGTCCCAGGATCGGCTCTTCTGTTCCTTTTCCTCGAAGGACTGCAGGGCATTGGCGGTGGCCATGGCGACCAGCTGCAGGGAATCGCCCCGCTGCGGGATCTTCAAGGAAATGCGGCCACCAGCGCTGTCGCCGAGATGCTCGGTGAGCAGCTCAAGATCGGCCGGGGCAAAGGGCAGGAGAATTTCCCCCGGGATGAGGGCGTCGCTGTCGTAGAACTGGCTGAGGACCTGGGAAAGGATCGAGGCGTCGTCGCCGTAAGGGTCGGCGAGAAAGAAAGTCCGGCTGCCGTTGAGCAGGCCGTTTCTGATAAAGAGAATGGCGATTATCACCGCCGCGTCTTTTCTGGCAAAGCCGAAGACATCCTGGTCCTTGTTGTGGCTGGCGGCAATGACTTGTTTTTCCAGGGTGGTGGAGAGGGCGGCGATCTGGTCCCTGAGTTCTGCCGCCCTTTCGAAATCAAGTTCCTCGGCGGCGGCGGACATCTGCTGGGTAAGGGTCTGGGTCAGGTCGCGGTTGCGGCCTTCAAGGAGCATGATGATTTTGTTGACATGTTCCAGGTATAAAGAACGGTCGGCACCTCCAGCGCATGGCGCCAGACACCGGCCGATCTGCCGGTTGAGGCAGGGCCGTGGCCGGGGCTTCAACTCACTGCTCTTGCAGTTTCTCAGGGGAAACAGAGCGGCAATGAGGCGGAGCGTCGCCCACATGCTGCCGACCGAGGAAAAAGGCCCGAAGTAGCGGGCCTTGTCGCGGCTCTTGCGCCTGGCCATGAATACCCGTGGCCAGGTTTCCTGAACGGTTACCTTGATGTAGGGATAGTTTTTATCATCACGGAGGATGATGTTGTACTTCGGCTTGTGTTTCTTGATGAGGGAGGCCTCAAGGATCAGCGCCTCCTTTTCGGTATTGGTGATGATGGTATCGACCTTGCG comes from the Desulforhopalus sp. genome and includes:
- the uvrC gene encoding excinuclease ABC subunit UvrC, giving the protein MFPESTLSSAPHSPGVYLMQDGKSVVLYVGKAKDLFKRLSSYAHYSGAAHSKTAVMLHHVRKVDTIITNTEKEALILEASLIKKHKPKYNIILRDDKNYPYIKVTVQETWPRVFMARRKSRDKARYFGPFSSVGSMWATLRLIAALFPLRNCKSSELKPRPRPCLNRQIGRCLAPCAGGADRSLYLEHVNKIIMLLEGRNRDLTQTLTQQMSAAAEELDFERAAELRDQIAALSTTLEKQVIAASHNKDQDVFGFARKDAAVIIAILFIRNGLLNGSRTFFLADPYGDDASILSQVLSQFYDSDALIPGEILLPFAPADLELLTEHLGDSAGGRISLKIPQRGDSLQLVAMATANALQSFEEKEQKSRSWDKLGESLQKTLHLARPPLSIECLDISNISGKQAIGSLVAFHLGEPDKANFRHYKIKTVEGPNDYAMMKEVLERRLRRGMEEENLPDLFLVDGGKGQLGMALAVAGELGITDSIDWLGIAKEKQEEGEKLYKPGRKNPIVLPAHNPVLLFLMRIRDESHRYGITFHRKLRGKATLASAIDQIPGIGTTKKQELLRHMGSLKRLKAATTPELMEVKGIGPELASTIFNFFHGREITGDGN
- a CDS encoding gamma-glutamyltransferase family protein, which translates into the protein MIPFNFDFPYASQRMPLLADNVVATSHPLAVEAGLDMLRRGGNAMDAAIAAAITLTVVEPTSNGIGSDGFAILWDGKALHGLNASGRAPAAWTPEYFAGKYPGLQSMPERGIDTVTIPGAVSQWVALSERFGLLPFADLFAPAIHYAQTGHLVTPITAASWARQMEALDAPDLHRDFTGNGLPPRAGSRWRFAGQAQTLEEIAASRGESFYRGPLAGKMVAHLQAQGGVHTLEDFAGHRAEWVTPISLDYNQVRLHEIPPNGQGLAALLCLGILRECDLRRYSVDSADSVHLQIEAMKLAFADAFRYISDPACMDVPVESLLGRNYLQSRAALIRMDQARTPVHGIPIHGGTVYLSTADAGGMMVSLIQSNYMGFGSGVVVPGTGISLQNRGYGFVRTPGHPNCVGPGKRPYQTIIPGFVTDLSGRPLMSFGVMGGHMQPQGHVQMVTRICDYGQNPQAASDAPRWIVNGDGSIGLEPALAAILGDALRQRGHKLTSAEAVRYAFGGAQLIWRTSEGYIAGSDHRKDGLAAGF
- a CDS encoding lactate racemase domain-containing protein, which codes for MEKNKMTTSTFDLPYGDEIRSLHLPVHSAILRTQEQKALITPALFQTRLRHALAANPLDLSRPVLVVADKTRLCGYAEYLPVLIGELQAHGMAPGVLRVIVAYGTHARQSDEECRQAYGQLYDELTFIHHDCREPDIFTEQGKTTRNTPIRHRRDLAAASAIITMGAVSHHYFAGYGGGRKLIFPGCGERQAIYTNHALFLDRAAGHIASGCQPGRLDGNPLAEDLFEIEETLPAHLAIHGILDDQGRLCDLLAGRGRELFTQACAIHGKACEISSPQFDLVVASCGGFPKDINFIQSHKAVHNAAMFVRDGGLLLLYARCRDGVGSTTFLPWFEMGGFAAAFSHLAGHYEGNGGTALAMMTKTQRIRIGLVTGLDDTICRLIGVETWDHRQVAAHLQGLGDTTSVACITNASLLVRNS
- a CDS encoding TRAP transporter fused permease subunit, with product MGVFRDSKQVILGVLFFAFVAWSVYGAAATIETYAFRMVHVAFILVLGFLTLPFSPKANKWLNRVDIVLALLGIAAIVYSLYDLDQFIRRSTLPETWDMVFGILTILMLVELSRRTVGTAFTLVLVGFLLYACLGNYIPGPLAHKGYDLDRIVGHMTMTLEGVFGVPISVSVSFVMLFVVYGVFMDAAGAGRFWLDMSLSVMGRSSASAGRGAVVTTALLGGPQASGVATTMSVTPIMWPILRQAGYTPDMAAGLISAGGIGAVISPPLMGAGAFLIMQFLKISFWDVVVMVSMPTLLYYIGTLVMVELEARKMHFNPPKEVAQPVWQVLRKQGYHLISLVVLIALLVGWNLSPEMAALGAIATTIAASFLSKDREEWLLPKKIVLATIDGARNMLPVAVLLAAAGLIVGVFSLTGLGLKISTIIMSLSGGSIIIALFLALFTSFVIGLSLPITATYIMTVVMVAPALVKVGVPDYVAHLLAFYFAVLSEVSPPVGLSPSAAAAVTGGNPFGSMMQAWKYSLPAFLVPFLFAATQEGANLLIIGATLPGFIQAVLNSSFSLFFLSLGIVAYFRGPLNVFERAILIIIAVFMVIKVIDFSLVGLVPVGIGMVVVIRNWMVHRTVAGSVTA
- a CDS encoding TAXI family TRAP transporter solute-binding subunit, with translation MKARSMMYLAIALVFLVASYAQPVKAQDKLSFSIVTGGTGGVWYPLGGAIGGLVTQKVAGTEATAEATTAALDNLKLLTAGKAGMAFAYDYHVPWVNEGKMPGLNGKFNVRIVMGFYEQPLHVVTKDGTGIKSLADLKGKRVSTGAPNSGTEEQAAYVLKSLGIDMDKDLKREKLGATECVAGLKDGKLDAFFWSGAVPTGSIIDLASTSGLKMVLLPIDGDNAEKIQKENPGVFHKTVFAKGSYASVEADVNTLAITAVLMAMDKFPEDRMYQIVSAIFANQKDLAAVAKEVAKLTPEMAVKQANAESQKFIHNGAAKFFKEQGVIK